Proteins encoded in a region of the Streptobacillus felis genome:
- a CDS encoding DUF6903 family protein: MNNKIKKVIYLILFVLFFKLIVDGQKTVGLKNLGLMLVGLFGLIALLWEYNRGQK; this comes from the coding sequence ATGAATAATAAAATAAAGAAAGTAATTTATCTGATTTTATTCGTTCTTTTTTTCAAATTAATAGTAGACGGGCAAAAAACTGTAGGTCTTAAAAATCTTGGACTTATGCTTGTTGGTTTATTTGGACTTATTGCACTTTTATGGGAATATAACAGAGGGCAAAAATGA
- a CDS encoding arylsulfatase, with protein sequence MKKKNVVLIVVDQLRYDSLGINGNEIISTPHLDFLADEGYNFNNAYTATPSCVPARASLLTGLKPVNHGHVGYEDGIDFDYPKTIATEFSEHGYYCKCIGKMHVYPARRNCGFHHIELHDGYLHENRKYDKSYISQYTQTDDYLDWLKEKIGNEADLIDLGLDCNSWVARPWQYEEKYHPTNWVVTRGLDFLRKRDTTMPFFLKLSFVRPHSPLDPPKYYYDMYANTDFPTPPKGDWIEKLGLNQLTKSIYAKKGILKDDELKRAIAAYYGLITHIDHQIGRFLIGLEEHNLLDDTIIMFVSDHGDELGDHNLLRKGYPYQGSTHIPLFIYDKDINGKFKTKQINEIVELRDIFPTLIELATNNKTKDIDGKSMLTTIKDNEAIHEYLHCEHTLDDYSSQFIITKDWKYIWYSQTGVEQLFNISNDKKELHDLINENEEIATKLRNYLINELKDREEGYVENNKLVVGMKFNPTLSFKK encoded by the coding sequence ATGAAAAAAAAGAATGTAGTTTTAATAGTTGTTGATCAATTAAGATATGACAGCTTAGGAATTAATGGAAATGAAATAATATCTACCCCTCATCTGGATTTCTTAGCAGATGAGGGATATAATTTTAATAACGCTTATACAGCTACACCTTCTTGTGTACCTGCAAGAGCTTCTCTTCTAACAGGTTTAAAACCTGTTAATCATGGCCATGTAGGTTATGAAGACGGTATAGATTTTGATTATCCAAAAACTATAGCTACTGAATTTTCTGAACATGGATATTATTGTAAATGTATAGGTAAAATGCATGTATATCCAGCAAGAAGAAACTGTGGTTTCCATCATATAGAATTACATGATGGATATTTACATGAAAATAGAAAGTATGATAAATCATACATTTCTCAATACACTCAAACTGATGATTATTTAGATTGGCTAAAAGAAAAAATTGGTAATGAAGCTGACCTTATAGATCTTGGTTTAGATTGTAATTCTTGGGTTGCAAGACCTTGGCAATATGAGGAAAAATATCACCCTACTAATTGGGTAGTTACAAGAGGACTAGACTTCTTAAGAAAAAGAGATACTACTATGCCATTTTTCTTAAAACTATCTTTTGTAAGACCTCATTCACCACTAGATCCACCTAAGTATTACTATGATATGTATGCAAATACTGATTTTCCAACTCCACCTAAGGGAGATTGGATAGAAAAACTTGGATTAAATCAATTAACTAAATCTATATATGCAAAAAAAGGTATATTAAAAGATGATGAATTAAAAAGAGCTATAGCAGCCTACTATGGTTTAATTACTCACATAGATCATCAAATTGGTAGATTCTTAATAGGACTTGAAGAACATAATTTACTTGATGATACAATAATAATGTTTGTTTCAGATCATGGAGATGAACTAGGTGATCATAACTTACTTAGAAAGGGGTACCCTTATCAAGGAAGTACACATATACCTCTATTTATATATGACAAAGATATAAATGGTAAATTCAAAACTAAACAAATAAATGAAATAGTTGAATTAAGGGATATCTTCCCTACTTTAATTGAACTTGCAACAAATAACAAGACTAAAGATATAGATGGTAAATCTATGCTTACTACAATTAAAGATAATGAAGCTATACATGAATATTTACATTGTGAACATACACTAGATGACTATTCTAGTCAGTTTATTATTACTAAAGATTGGAAATATATTTGGTATAGTCAAACTGGTGTAGAACAACTATTTAATATATCAAATGATAAGAAAGAACTTCATGATTTAATAAATGAAAATGAAGAAATTGCAACAAAACTTAGAAACTATTTAATTAATGAACTTAAAGATAGAGAAGAAGGTTATGTTGAAAACAATAAATTAGTAGTTGGCATGAAATTTAATCCAACTCTTAGTTTTAAAAAATAA
- a CDS encoding carbohydrate ABC transporter permease — MKKGKNYSRNLFIFFSLAPAMILYIMFRIIPTFQVFRMSLFKTSALSRNPQFVGLNNFKILFNDPKFIKTFQNTILLIVVVTVVTLAIAVIFAAILATEKIKGANLFRIIFYIPNILSIVVVSGIFAAIYDPGRGLIDSILIMFRIKPPQFGWLGDQSIVIYSIAFALIWQAIGYYMVMYMAAMSAIPESLYEAADIDGAGKITKFFRITLPLVWLNIRATLAFFIISTINLSFLLVIPLTGGGPDGATEVFLSYMYSQAYTNQSYGYGMAIGVIVFIFSFSLSGIINVVTDRDILQY, encoded by the coding sequence GTGAAGAAAGGTAAGAATTATTCAAGAAATTTATTTATATTCTTTTCTTTAGCTCCTGCTATGATTTTATACATAATGTTTAGAATTATACCTACATTCCAAGTATTTAGAATGTCTTTATTCAAAACTAGTGCATTATCAAGAAATCCACAATTTGTTGGTTTAAACAATTTCAAGATACTTTTTAATGATCCAAAGTTTATTAAAACATTCCAAAATACTATACTTTTAATTGTGGTTGTTACTGTTGTAACTCTTGCTATTGCTGTTATATTTGCTGCAATACTTGCTACAGAAAAAATTAAAGGTGCAAATTTATTTAGGATAATTTTCTACATACCTAATATATTATCTATAGTAGTAGTTTCAGGAATTTTCGCAGCAATATATGATCCAGGTCGTGGTTTAATAGATAGTATATTAATAATGTTTAGAATTAAACCTCCACAGTTTGGATGGCTTGGAGATCAAAGTATAGTAATCTACTCTATTGCATTTGCACTAATATGGCAAGCAATAGGTTATTATATGGTAATGTATATGGCAGCTATGTCAGCAATACCAGAAAGTTTATATGAAGCAGCTGATATTGATGGTGCAGGTAAAATAACTAAGTTCTTTAGAATTACTCTACCATTAGTATGGCTAAATATTAGAGCTACTTTAGCTTTTTTTATAATAAGTACAATAAATCTAAGTTTCCTATTAGTAATTCCACTTACAGGTGGAGGACCAGATGGAGCAACTGAAGTATTCTTAAGTTACATGTACTCTCAAGCATATACTAACCAAAGTTATGGTTATGGTATGGCTATAGGGGTTATAGTATTTATATTCTCATTTTCATTATCTGGAATAATTAACGTTGTTACTGATAGAGATATATTACAATATTAA
- the lacD gene encoding tagatose-bisphosphate aldolase, with translation MRKISENVYAAMERLSNKEGIIGALAIDQRGSIKKMIGAYSEATTEKIEDFKCLVSSELTKYASSILLDPEFGLPASKVRATDAGLLLAYEKTGYDATKKGRLPDILEEWSVKRLKEQGADAIKFLLYYDVDDDKSINESKHIFVERLGSECLGEDIPFYLELVSYDEEGKTGKEYAKVRPHKVIEMMKEFSKERYNVTVLKMEIPVDMNFVEGYGEEWVYTKEEAKAFYKEQSEATPLPFIFLSGGVSMDLFKKSLELAKEAGSTFNGVLCGRATWADAIKPYSLEGRETGQEWLQTQGKEKITSLDEVLNKTASDWRLKLGK, from the coding sequence ATGAGAAAAATTTCTGAAAATGTTTATGCAGCTATGGAAAGACTTTCTAATAAAGAAGGGATAATAGGAGCATTAGCTATAGACCAAAGAGGTTCTATTAAAAAAATGATAGGAGCTTATTCTGAAGCAACAACTGAAAAAATTGAAGATTTCAAATGTTTAGTTTCATCTGAATTAACTAAATATGCATCATCAATTTTATTAGATCCAGAATTTGGATTACCAGCATCTAAAGTAAGAGCTACAGATGCAGGATTATTACTTGCTTATGAAAAAACAGGTTATGATGCTACTAAAAAAGGTAGATTACCAGATATTTTAGAAGAATGGTCAGTAAAAAGGTTAAAAGAACAAGGTGCTGATGCGATTAAATTTTTACTTTATTATGATGTAGATGATGATAAATCAATAAATGAATCTAAACACATATTCGTTGAAAGATTAGGTTCTGAATGTTTAGGAGAGGATATACCATTCTATTTAGAATTAGTTTCTTATGATGAAGAAGGAAAAACTGGAAAAGAATATGCAAAAGTTAGACCTCATAAAGTTATAGAAATGATGAAAGAATTTTCAAAAGAAAGATATAACGTTACAGTATTAAAAATGGAAATACCTGTAGACATGAACTTTGTTGAAGGATATGGTGAAGAATGGGTATATACTAAAGAAGAAGCTAAGGCATTCTATAAAGAACAATCTGAAGCTACTCCATTACCATTTATCTTCTTATCAGGTGGAGTAAGCATGGACTTATTTAAAAAATCACTTGAATTAGCTAAGGAAGCAGGATCTACATTTAACGGAGTTTTATGTGGAAGAGCAACTTGGGCAGATGCTATCAAACCATATAGCTTAGAAGGAAGAGAAACTGGACAAGAATGGTTACAAACTCAAGGTAAAGAAAAAATTACATCACTTGATGAAGTATTAAACAAAACAGCTAGTGACTGGAGATTAAAATTAGGTAAATAA
- a CDS encoding S6 family peptidase, which yields MNKKITLLLIIESIFSYSGALRYDIPFIDYQSFALNNGKFKVGNENINIYKYDGTKVGIIEKMPNFDGVNKEANYSYLDDPQILSGVKHIGNLHFGYEFLSRHIRRDVNLYENNNNIFSKNDSELTTEEYYRRRNEIKKFSEIAEGKEYMPIGTDWAIVRLDRVLHDGTQNEVLYDLSKLSIGDLVARMGRGNTTISNENGTMTRVNRTYTGGLNKITYFASDPFETRINISFSRIPVTVMDIGTNNGDSGSPLFWWDKDNKKWLYLANNSAGNGASETNPWHVYSVLRSNVSKYKEIKNKTNSNEISNAYNVVFNNNKLIVDGKEIYFDKNFINDDTSLNFYKVKNQVFNIPNLTIQVLSKTNTNEARLEFKEDTKIDGIADLKAAGYVVAEGKTLTYKLKINEGNVVRKIGKGTLHVNSTGNNEGDINIGEGTLVLSNAGGYGAKNVRVAKGATVKIMSADQLNKNNIYFGLRGGKLDLNGNNLNFEDIYHIDSDAEINNSNSQKSNFTLSAKGEQDRVYLGSFKGNLDVTYTPTNETKWELRGNSEINGNLNINKGKVKVIGDNVIVGADNDVLENEYIRARFKSNEVSVNTNLEIGRAAEIESNINVKNGARLDANLEGIVKDKQGKLDFVNGKTEEEINKSKILGNINFENNNTFNMNVENNNKLEIDAKLSGSANITKKGDGVAEINSKDNSIAGNITVEKGRLKVEEKTSLGNTVSLINGNAILEVENRVDFSNLLDRIDKNSSGVLSLGEDVPILDTKYKNYPKLYLGTTKNITIGSDNIKISDEIKTINLGGDNGSVTLKGMHLSKDAKNINIEDGTKVLIDKVLDDNKFKFVVKNGSVNIREILTKNRIIDLQYGNFADYSSNDIILQNSEGVLELENENTSETDMYIGAKENTTVTVNNITTSGDYKLSGRGNLIVNSNLLDKNIVVDGQRSTSGTVKINTENPSYTGNITVMGNREGSENGNITLIVDKENVLGKDNKFLIKDGGVLDVKGTKLNLKLDDANNQRGSIVNSGSGISELNLLVENNLKINNLISGDIKVIKRGNADLEFINIDNKLKELDITSGTLNVNVNALKGTNINIKENTRANINIDANMKTVNNEGTINLNDSVLTLDKYNPSKTSIINLFLNNRESLLNINSTDSSEKVNMNIYLGSNINKDKEIVIGSLPNEINLLNSSDLSNMYRYKLVKRDMLALLTKIIEEKQVNKLWFLNELNLLSSSVTPSKFESGIYASFVNYTKKDNKEDSIYKNDLSSNGVKLNLEILNKVKNIDILSGFDFSTMYTSVTTKTEDKDVDSRFLVTEILPKIGVKYGMFRVEGRLGYINVYDTVNSKNIHMIKHNLDLYINPVFKVTKDLDIEYMNTLGYVINPIISSNYEETIENASPFSGRYITGVKLKHKYVDTFFDVDLGFNLAKINIKKDNDVLENTYTDMLRTKFSLGLDGKPTKNILINAKFGLNLNRNTYSSYNFDLGFGYKW from the coding sequence ATGAATAAAAAAATTACACTATTATTAATTATTGAAAGTATTTTTTCATACTCAGGAGCATTAAGATATGATATACCTTTTATTGACTATCAATCATTTGCATTAAATAATGGTAAATTTAAGGTTGGAAATGAAAATATAAATATATATAAATATGATGGGACTAAGGTAGGCATTATTGAGAAGATGCCAAATTTTGATGGGGTTAATAAGGAGGCTAATTATTCTTACTTAGATGATCCTCAAATATTATCAGGTGTAAAACATATAGGTAATTTACATTTTGGATATGAATTTTTAAGTAGGCATATAAGAAGAGATGTTAATTTATATGAAAATAATAATAATATTTTTTCTAAAAATGATTCAGAACTTACAACTGAAGAATATTATAGAAGAAGAAATGAAATTAAAAAGTTTAGTGAAATTGCAGAGGGCAAAGAATATATGCCTATAGGAACTGATTGGGCTATAGTGAGGTTAGATAGGGTTTTACATGATGGAACACAAAATGAAGTGTTATATGACCTTTCAAAATTATCTATTGGTGATTTAGTCGCTAGAATGGGGCGGGGGAATACAACAATAAGCAATGAAAACGGAACAATGACACGTGTAAATAGAACTTATACTGGAGGTTTAAATAAAATAACATATTTTGCAAGTGATCCTTTTGAAACAAGGATTAATATAAGTTTTTCGAGAATTCCAGTAACAGTTATGGATATAGGAACAAATAATGGTGATAGTGGATCTCCTTTGTTTTGGTGGGATAAGGATAATAAAAAATGGCTATATTTAGCCAATAATAGTGCTGGAAATGGAGCAAGTGAGACTAATCCATGGCATGTATATTCAGTATTAAGAAGTAATGTTTCAAAATATAAAGAAATAAAAAATAAGACAAATTCAAATGAAATTTCTAATGCGTATAATGTGGTATTTAATAATAATAAACTAATAGTAGATGGTAAAGAAATATATTTTGATAAAAATTTTATTAATGATGACACATCATTAAATTTTTATAAAGTAAAAAATCAAGTATTTAACATTCCTAATTTAACTATACAGGTATTATCTAAAACTAATACTAATGAAGCAAGACTTGAATTTAAAGAGGATACTAAAATAGATGGTATTGCAGATTTAAAAGCAGCAGGATATGTAGTTGCTGAAGGGAAAACTCTTACGTATAAACTAAAAATTAATGAAGGTAATGTAGTTAGAAAAATAGGTAAGGGTACTCTTCATGTTAATTCAACTGGTAACAACGAAGGTGATATTAATATAGGGGAAGGGACTTTAGTATTAAGTAATGCAGGTGGATATGGTGCAAAAAATGTAAGAGTTGCTAAAGGTGCAACTGTTAAAATAATGTCAGCTGATCAACTTAATAAGAATAATATATACTTTGGTCTTAGAGGTGGAAAACTTGATTTAAATGGTAATAATTTAAATTTTGAAGACATTTATCATATAGATAGTGATGCTGAAATTAATAATAGTAATAGTCAAAAATCTAATTTTACTCTTTCGGCTAAAGGGGAACAAGATAGAGTATATCTAGGTTCATTTAAGGGTAATTTAGATGTTACATATACTCCAACAAATGAAACTAAATGGGAGTTAAGAGGTAATAGTGAAATAAATGGTAATTTAAATATTAATAAAGGTAAAGTAAAAGTAATAGGGGATAATGTAATAGTTGGGGCAGATAATGATGTTTTAGAAAATGAGTATATTAGAGCAAGATTTAAGTCAAATGAAGTAAGTGTAAATACTAATTTAGAAATTGGTAGAGCTGCAGAAATTGAAAGTAATATTAATGTTAAAAATGGTGCTAGACTTGATGCTAACTTAGAAGGTATAGTTAAGGATAAACAAGGTAAACTTGACTTTGTTAATGGTAAGACTGAAGAAGAAATTAATAAATCTAAAATTTTAGGAAATATTAATTTTGAAAATAATAATACATTTAATATGAATGTAGAGAATAATAATAAGCTAGAAATAGATGCTAAATTAAGTGGAAGTGCAAACATTACTAAAAAAGGTGATGGAGTAGCAGAAATAAATAGTAAAGATAATAGTATAGCAGGTAATATTACTGTAGAAAAAGGAAGATTAAAGGTAGAAGAAAAAACTAGCTTAGGTAATACAGTAAGTTTAATTAATGGAAATGCTATACTAGAAGTTGAAAATAGGGTTGATTTTTCTAATTTACTTGATAGAATAGATAAAAATTCAAGTGGGGTATTAAGTTTAGGAGAGGATGTACCTATACTTGATACTAAATACAAAAATTATCCAAAACTTTATTTAGGTACTACAAAAAATATTACTATAGGATCAGATAATATTAAAATATCTGATGAAATTAAAACTATTAATTTAGGTGGAGATAATGGTAGTGTTACTTTAAAAGGAATGCATTTATCAAAAGATGCTAAGAATATTAATATTGAAGATGGTACTAAAGTATTAATAGATAAGGTATTAGATGATAATAAATTTAAATTTGTAGTTAAAAATGGTTCTGTAAATATTAGAGAGATACTAACTAAAAATAGGATAATAGATTTACAATATGGAAACTTTGCAGATTATTCAAGTAATGATATTATTCTACAAAATTCTGAAGGAGTACTTGAGTTAGAAAATGAAAATACTTCTGAAACAGATATGTATATAGGTGCAAAAGAAAATACTACAGTAACTGTTAATAATATTACTACTAGTGGGGATTATAAGCTATCGGGTAGAGGTAATCTAATAGTAAATTCTAATCTATTAGATAAAAATATAGTTGTAGATGGACAACGTAGTACTAGTGGTACTGTTAAGATTAATACAGAAAATCCTAGCTACACTGGTAATATTACAGTAATGGGTAATAGAGAAGGTAGTGAAAATGGTAATATTACTTTAATAGTAGATAAGGAAAATGTACTAGGTAAAGATAATAAATTCCTAATTAAAGATGGTGGAGTACTTGATGTTAAGGGTACTAAATTAAACTTAAAATTAGATGATGCTAATAATCAAAGAGGAAGCATAGTTAATAGTGGAAGTGGTATTTCAGAGCTAAATCTTTTAGTAGAGAATAATTTAAAGATTAATAATTTAATTAGTGGAGATATTAAGGTTATAAAAAGAGGTAATGCTGATTTAGAATTTATAAATATTGATAATAAGTTAAAAGAGTTAGATATTACTAGTGGTACTTTAAATGTTAATGTAAATGCTCTAAAAGGTACAAATATTAATATTAAGGAAAATACAAGAGCGAATATTAATATAGATGCTAATATGAAAACTGTAAATAATGAAGGTACTATTAACTTAAATGATAGTGTACTTACTCTAGATAAATATAATCCTAGTAAAACATCAATAATAAACCTTTTTTTAAATAATAGAGAAAGTTTATTAAATATAAATAGTACGGATAGTAGTGAAAAAGTAAATATGAATATATATTTAGGAAGTAATATTAATAAGGATAAGGAAATAGTAATAGGTAGCTTACCTAATGAAATAAATTTATTAAATTCTAGTGACTTATCTAATATGTATAGATATAAATTGGTTAAAAGAGATATGTTAGCATTACTTACTAAAATTATTGAAGAAAAACAAGTTAATAAATTATGGTTCCTAAATGAACTTAATTTACTTTCAAGTAGTGTAACACCTTCTAAATTTGAAAGTGGTATTTATGCATCTTTTGTAAATTATACTAAGAAGGATAATAAGGAAGATAGTATATATAAAAATGATTTATCAAGTAATGGTGTTAAATTAAATCTTGAAATATTAAATAAGGTGAAAAATATTGATATACTTTCAGGATTTGATTTTAGTACTATGTATACTAGTGTTACTACAAAAACTGAAGATAAAGATGTAGATTCAAGATTCTTAGTAACAGAAATTTTACCTAAAATTGGTGTAAAATATGGTATGTTTAGAGTAGAGGGGAGACTTGGATATATTAATGTTTATGATACAGTAAATAGTAAGAATATACATATGATAAAACATAATTTAGACTTATATATAAATCCAGTATTTAAAGTAACTAAGGATTTAGATATAGAATATATGAATACTTTAGGTTATGTAATTAATCCTATTATTTCTTCAAACTATGAAGAAACTATAGAAAATGCATCACCATTTTCTGGAAGATATATAACTGGAGTTAAACTTAAACATAAGTATGTTGATACTTTCTTTGATGTAGATTTAGGATTTAATTTAGCTAAGATTAATATAAAGAAAGATAATGATGTATTAGAAAATACATATACAGATATGTTAAGAACTAAATTCAGTTTAGGTTTAGATGGTAAACCTACAAAAAATATATTAATTAATGCTAAATTTGGTTTAAATTTAAATAGAAATACATATTCAAGCTATAACTTTGATTTAGGATTTGGATATAAATGGTAA
- a CDS encoding carbohydrate ABC transporter substrate-binding protein → MKKMFKLALMAILTIFTIASCGAKAEEKPAAEGEKVTLKFAAIESAYGDQMWPAIIEAYKQVNPNVEIELNQSKDIESTLPGLFQAEDYPDVVMLALSRKAGIPENFVKEQALAELTSVLDMTVPGESVTVRSKLTDGAVGNNQTDPYLDGKTYLMPMFNSPTGLFFNKGLFEEKGWAVPTTWDEMLALAETAKAEGISLLTYPTPGYLDSFLPPILAAKGGTEFLNKAMSYEEGVWTSEQMTEVFKLLGEVTKYVHPTTVANANGEGFTKNQQLVIDNKALFMPNGTWIVGEMAATTPEGFKWGMTAYPAFEKDGKQYAINFFEHIWVPAAAKNVEAAKEFIAFLYSDVAAKIFAEKGAVQPITNYPFDMLSEENQVFYEAFKNGANPLAGGFAATAPVEGVDVKGTVYGTINSVINGTKSVEDWQADVAKMADTLRPHVIK, encoded by the coding sequence ATGAAAAAAATGTTTAAATTAGCTCTTATGGCTATTTTAACTATATTCACTATTGCTTCATGTGGAGCAAAAGCTGAAGAAAAACCAGCAGCGGAAGGAGAAAAAGTTACTTTAAAATTTGCAGCAATTGAAAGTGCTTATGGTGATCAAATGTGGCCAGCTATAATTGAAGCATACAAACAAGTAAACCCTAACGTTGAAATAGAATTAAATCAATCAAAAGATATCGAATCTACATTACCTGGATTATTCCAAGCTGAAGATTATCCAGATGTAGTAATGTTAGCTTTAAGTAGAAAAGCAGGAATACCTGAAAACTTTGTTAAAGAACAAGCTTTAGCTGAATTAACTTCAGTTCTTGACATGACAGTACCTGGTGAAAGTGTTACAGTAAGATCTAAATTAACTGATGGTGCAGTTGGAAATAACCAAACTGATCCTTACTTAGATGGTAAAACTTACTTAATGCCTATGTTTAATTCACCTACTGGATTATTCTTCAACAAAGGATTATTCGAAGAAAAAGGATGGGCAGTTCCTACAACTTGGGATGAAATGTTAGCACTTGCTGAAACTGCAAAAGCTGAAGGAATTTCATTATTAACTTATCCAACACCTGGATACTTAGATTCATTCTTACCACCAATCTTAGCTGCTAAAGGTGGAACTGAATTTTTAAACAAAGCTATGAGCTATGAAGAAGGTGTATGGACTTCAGAACAAATGACAGAAGTATTCAAATTATTAGGTGAAGTTACTAAATATGTTCACCCTACTACAGTAGCTAATGCTAATGGAGAAGGATTCACTAAAAACCAACAATTAGTAATAGATAACAAAGCATTATTTATGCCTAATGGTACATGGATAGTAGGAGAAATGGCAGCTACTACTCCTGAAGGATTCAAATGGGGAATGACTGCATATCCAGCATTCGAAAAAGATGGAAAACAATATGCAATTAACTTCTTTGAACACATTTGGGTGCCTGCAGCAGCTAAAAATGTTGAAGCAGCTAAAGAATTTATCGCTTTCTTATATTCTGATGTAGCAGCTAAAATATTTGCTGAAAAAGGTGCAGTTCAACCTATTACTAACTATCCTTTCGATATGTTAAGTGAAGAAAACCAAGTATTCTACGAAGCATTCAAAAATGGTGCTAACCCTCTAGCAGGTGGATTTGCAGCAACTGCTCCAGTAGAAGGTGTTGACGTTAAAGGAACAGTTTATGGAACTATCAACTCTGTAATTAATGGAACTAAATCTGTTGAAGATTGGCAAGCAGATGTTGCTAAAATGGCTGATACTTTAAGACCTCATGTAATTAAATAA
- a CDS encoding carbohydrate ABC transporter permease, with amino-acid sequence MKKKKGMSAETLYKLFIYVALITFAISIIVPVSWVFLASLKQNSEFAGSPWKLPMGFYYQNFVDAFVNAKMGDYLLNSIYVTALALVLLIIVALPASYVLARFEFKGRAFWNSFMKAGLFINVNYIVIPIFLMLLDGDKFLRRNELIKKAFFLDNMTVLAIIYMSTALPFTIYLLTNFFQSISNTYEEAAYIDGAGHFTTMVKVMAPMARPSIITVILFNFLAFWNEYIIALTLLPGPQKTLPVGLMTLMAASRGAANYGRLYAGMVIVMLPTLILYIIVQQKLTEGMTAGGSKE; translated from the coding sequence ATGAAAAAGAAAAAAGGTATGAGTGCTGAAACTCTATACAAGCTATTTATATATGTAGCATTAATTACTTTTGCTATATCTATCATAGTTCCTGTTTCATGGGTATTTTTAGCATCTTTAAAACAAAATTCTGAATTTGCTGGTTCTCCATGGAAATTACCTATGGGATTTTACTATCAAAACTTCGTAGATGCATTTGTTAATGCAAAAATGGGAGATTATTTATTAAACTCTATTTATGTTACAGCTCTTGCATTAGTACTTTTAATTATAGTTGCACTACCTGCATCATATGTACTTGCAAGATTTGAATTTAAAGGTAGAGCTTTCTGGAATTCTTTCATGAAAGCTGGTTTATTTATCAATGTTAACTATATAGTTATCCCTATATTTTTAATGTTACTTGATGGTGATAAGTTCTTAAGAAGAAATGAATTAATCAAAAAAGCTTTCTTCTTAGACAATATGACAGTACTAGCAATAATATATATGTCAACTGCATTACCATTTACTATATATCTATTAACTAACTTCTTCCAATCTATTTCTAATACTTATGAAGAAGCAGCGTATATAGATGGTGCAGGACACTTCACTACTATGGTTAAGGTAATGGCACCTATGGCTAGACCTAGTATAATTACAGTAATATTATTCAATTTCTTAGCATTTTGGAACGAATATATTATTGCCTTAACATTATTACCTGGACCTCAAAAAACTCTTCCAGTTGGATTAATGACATTAATGGCTGCAAGTAGAGGTGCTGCAAATTATGGAAGACTTTATGCAGGTATGGTTATAGTAATGTTACCAACACTAATACTATATATTATAGTTCAACAAAAACTTACAGAAGGTATGACTGCCGGTGGAAGTAAGGAATAG